In Burkholderiales bacterium, the following proteins share a genomic window:
- a CDS encoding Ig-like domain-containing protein, which translates to MKQRRQRARLLVEEVEPRILHSADAAALVPVPAAAQLVEVRVVDPAPALPAAEPIQTSESRRELVIVDGAVGDYQALVDALQAGRDTPLDVYVLDPAADGVRQIGEILAARRDVAAVHLVSHGSAGALELGSTVLDSAALQRDRDSIAAWRDALAADADFLIYGCDVASGAQGQAFVGALAALTGADVAASTDLTGSAARGGDWTLEYSAGRIDAAQLSAAAWQGTLANEAPSVTDRALAFDGTDSVVVATPATLVMTSTTTIEVTFQKTGPVAPTNEILVNKEGEYELGISGATGNLQWAFKSASPGWNWVDTGYNVTPDKWLHVAVAYNDGVVNTYVDGQLVHTDNGSGPIGDEYPGEDDFTIGSRQHASNQHFVGLIDEVRVWNVERSAAEVQANYRTSLAGNEADLAGYWRFDETSGTTAFDATANGNDGVLGNGIAADVPARTTNLDYTVAEDTPLVVAAPGVLQLASDAEGSAVTALLVTGPAHAAAFTLNADGSFSYTPTADYSGSDSFVFRASDGAAQSAPATVRLSVTAVNDAPTLTGTNDVGGINRNPTSNPGTLVADLIAGHMSDVDTGALGGIAVTAVDNTNGTWQYTTDGGASWAAFGSPAAAAARLLAADIATLVRFVPNTNYSGTVAGGLTFRAWDQTSGTAGATADASVGGGASAFSAAVVSGSISVSASNTAPTLTGSNALSSIDEDAVSNAGTLVSALISGMADDVDPGAVTGIAVTNVDNADGAWQYSVNAGSTWTNFGAPSAAAARLLAADANTYVRFVPNADWNGAVAGGITFRAWDRTSGVAGATADTSGLSATFRDNFGTVSYTNNDGTQAWAGAWVENDSAGGAAGGGRFRIAGGVLSLQVAQAGDFLYRSADLSGAAGATLSFNYQNNLGGAARLDVQVSGNGGASYTTVAGGAFDTSNAGAGSRTIDIGAYIAADTRVRLLVVSGETGAGVNAFSLDNLQIQAIGSNGGSTAFSTATAAAAIAVNAVNDAPARTAGAVNNLTMIEDSAPASLGLGALAYGTGAADESAQTLTYTVTAVPAPALGTLTLADGVTAVTASTTYTLAQLRGMQFAPAANASGGPAAFSWTVTDSGGTAAGGSDTLSESLTITVTAANDAPALSGTNDLSGINRNPTSNPGTLVADLTAGHLSDIDSAALGVAVTAVDNTNGTWEFSTNGGSTWTAFGSPAAATARLLAADISTYVRFVPNADWSGTVAGGLTFKGWDGTSGAAGATADASVGGGATAFSAASATASITVSAANTAPVLNGSNNLGAINEDATGSAGTLVSALIAAMTTDADPASLTGIAVTAVDNTNGTWQYSVNAGGAWTSFGSPSATTARLLAADASTYVRFVPNANWNGTVANGITFRAWDRTSGVAGGTADTSGTAGTFRDEFQTASYSNSNGTLAWSGPWVETDSGGGGASGGNIRIGSGLLTMDAAVSGNNIYREVDLSGSTGATLSFTYFNGLQNAARFEVQVSSNGGASYTTLAGGVFDESTNKFIGTRTFDISAFISAQTRVRWLVTGTDPSDNTLALTELQIAGTANSGGSTAFSTGTASASVAVNAVNDAPMRTAGAILPLAPYEDAAPTSLGLGALAYSAGGGADEAVQTLTYTVTAVPAAALGTVTLADGTTAVTASTAYTLAQLQGMQFRAAANANGGPTTLSWTVADSGGTANGGVDTLAQSLTIVVVPVNDAPAGADKTVTVLEDAAYTFTTADFGFSDALDGDALAGVRIGAVPAAGTLTLSGTAVTTGQTVTAASITAGNLRFTPAPGANGAAYASFTFQVQDDGGTAFGGVNLDPVARTMTVDVTSVNDAPTGTNKTVTIVEDAVHTFAVADFGYGDADGDAFANVKIASLPGAGSLTFQGVTVTANQLVSAASIAAGDLKFAPAPDAKGAAYAAFTFQVQDDGGTASGGADLDATPRTMTVAVTSVNDAPAGTSKTITMLEDGAYTFSAADFGFGDAADGDALSAVRIAATPVAGALTLSGVAVTAGQSISIASITAGNLRFAPAQNANGAGYASFTFQVQDDGGTADGGVDVDPVARTMTVDVVSVNDAPTGTNKTVTTFEDTAYTFTVADFGYGDADGDAFSNVKIATVPGAGSLTLQGVALTANQFVSAASIAAGDLKFTPAPDGNGALYASFTFQVQDDGGTTNGGADLDATPPTMTVAVTSVNDAPSGTGTTVIAREDTPYVFVLADFGFGDAGDGDALLAVNVGALPAAGTLTLSGVAVTSGQSIAAADIAAGSLRYSAAPNANGAAYASFTFSVQDDGGTADGGIDTDPLAHTLTIDVAAVNDAPAGSDHTVTTLEDTAYVFSAADFGFGDAVEANALLAVRIESIPGAGSLSLSGAAVTSGQTVSAADLASGNLRYTPAPDANGAAHASFAFRVQDDGGTSNGGADLDPLARTLTIDVVAVNDAPAGADRTVTTLEDTRYTFTAADFGFVDAADGDAFAGVRVAGVPAAGSLTLAGVAVAANQFVSAASIAAGDLVYTPAANANGAAHASFAFRVQDDGGTAAGGADTDATARTMTIAVTPVNDAPSAASSTVTTLEDTPYTFTVLDFGFTDEADAAGSAGANALAAVRISSLPLTGTLVNDFVPLAAGDVISAADIAAGKLMYMPALDGSGGGYASFAFEVRDDGGIANGGADVDANLRTMTIGVTAVNDAPSGADRTVTTLEDTAYVFAAGDFGFSDAADGNAFAGVRIASTPLAGTLTLHGVAVTPNQLVSAASIAAGDLVYTPAADANGAAYASFAFRVQDDGGTLSGGADTDAIARTLTIAVTAVNDAPTGADNTVTTLEDTPYRYTPADFGFADARDGNAFAAVRIVTPPGSGSLTLAGVAVSAGQVIPAASIAAGDLVYAPPANANGASQASFTFQVGDDGGVAAGGVDFDIVARTMTVDVTPVNDAPAGADARIAINEGGAYTFAAADFGYADAADSPANALAGVRITAVTGSGTLLLGGAAVGAGEVVPVARIAAGELTFSPGASGSGAAYAAIAFRVQDDGGTSSGGVDTDAAARTLTIDVMRKSAAVVVDPVASVPPPPPPPPPPAPTTAAAETGAEQASSESRNKTTLARIAAELDAAAAQALKLPMVDTGGEVIAPVRGETRADAVASSAPSSSAARRDGAAATAVAAPIVLDLHADSAAPAQVLPTVGIGARHAAASTAADATDSSAREDDAKRQAHALLTLENGVRASAIIVSVGAVGWTLHGAGLLASLLTSAPAWRHLDPLPVLAPESEKPDWGDGDGDSQREEDAADRLWLDAGRSTARTL; encoded by the coding sequence ATGAAACAGCGACGACAACGAGCGCGCCTGTTGGTGGAAGAGGTCGAGCCCCGCATCCTGCATTCTGCGGATGCGGCCGCGCTCGTACCCGTTCCGGCCGCCGCCCAGCTCGTCGAGGTGCGCGTGGTCGATCCCGCGCCGGCGCTTCCGGCGGCCGAGCCGATTCAGACCTCCGAATCGCGCCGCGAGCTCGTCATCGTCGACGGCGCGGTCGGCGACTACCAGGCGCTGGTGGACGCGCTGCAGGCGGGCAGGGACACGCCGCTGGACGTCTACGTGCTCGACCCCGCTGCCGACGGCGTCCGGCAGATCGGCGAGATCCTCGCCGCGCGGCGCGACGTCGCTGCGGTCCACCTCGTCTCGCACGGTTCCGCGGGCGCGCTCGAGCTCGGCTCGACGGTACTCGACAGTGCCGCGCTCCAGCGCGATCGCGACAGCATCGCCGCGTGGCGTGACGCGCTCGCGGCCGATGCGGACTTCCTCATCTACGGCTGCGACGTCGCTTCGGGCGCACAGGGGCAGGCTTTCGTCGGCGCGCTGGCGGCGCTCACCGGCGCCGACGTGGCGGCGAGCACCGATCTCACCGGCAGCGCGGCGCGCGGCGGCGACTGGACGCTCGAATACTCCGCCGGGCGCATCGACGCGGCGCAGCTCTCGGCGGCGGCATGGCAGGGCACGCTCGCCAACGAAGCGCCGAGCGTCACCGATCGCGCGCTCGCCTTCGACGGCACCGACTCGGTCGTCGTCGCCACGCCGGCCACCCTGGTGATGACCTCGACCACGACGATCGAGGTCACGTTCCAGAAGACGGGGCCGGTCGCACCGACCAACGAGATCCTCGTGAACAAGGAAGGGGAATACGAGCTCGGCATCTCGGGCGCGACCGGCAATCTGCAGTGGGCGTTCAAGAGCGCGAGCCCGGGCTGGAACTGGGTCGACACCGGCTACAACGTCACCCCGGACAAATGGCTGCACGTCGCGGTCGCGTACAACGACGGGGTCGTCAACACCTACGTCGACGGCCAGCTCGTCCACACCGACAACGGCTCCGGACCGATCGGCGACGAGTATCCCGGCGAGGACGATTTCACCATCGGCTCGCGACAGCACGCGTCGAACCAGCACTTCGTCGGCCTGATCGACGAAGTGCGCGTGTGGAACGTCGAGCGCAGCGCGGCCGAGGTCCAGGCGAACTATCGCACCAGCCTCGCCGGCAATGAAGCGGACCTTGCAGGCTACTGGCGCTTCGACGAAACCTCGGGCACGACCGCGTTCGATGCCACGGCCAACGGTAACGACGGCGTGCTCGGCAACGGCATCGCGGCGGACGTGCCGGCGCGCACGACCAACCTGGATTACACCGTCGCCGAGGACACGCCGCTCGTCGTCGCGGCGCCGGGCGTGCTGCAGCTCGCGAGCGACGCCGAAGGCTCCGCGGTGACCGCACTGCTCGTCACCGGGCCCGCGCACGCCGCGGCGTTCACGCTGAACGCCGACGGCTCGTTCAGCTACACGCCCACGGCCGACTACAGCGGCAGCGACAGCTTCGTGTTCAGGGCGAGCGACGGGGCAGCGCAGTCCGCGCCGGCCACCGTACGTCTCAGCGTCACGGCGGTGAACGACGCGCCGACGCTCACCGGAACCAACGATGTCGGCGGGATCAACCGGAACCCGACGTCCAACCCGGGAACGCTCGTCGCCGACCTGATCGCCGGCCACATGAGCGACGTCGATACCGGCGCGCTCGGCGGCATCGCGGTCACCGCGGTCGACAACACGAACGGCACCTGGCAATACACGACCGACGGCGGTGCGAGCTGGGCGGCATTCGGCTCGCCCGCTGCCGCCGCCGCGCGATTGCTCGCGGCAGACATCGCGACGCTCGTGCGGTTCGTGCCGAACACGAATTACAGCGGGACCGTCGCCGGCGGTCTGACGTTCAGGGCATGGGATCAGACGAGCGGCACGGCCGGCGCGACCGCCGACGCCAGCGTCGGCGGCGGCGCAAGCGCCTTCAGCGCGGCTGTGGTGTCCGGATCGATCAGCGTCAGCGCAAGCAACACCGCGCCGACGCTGACCGGCAGCAATGCGCTCTCATCGATCGACGAGGATGCCGTCTCGAACGCCGGCACGCTGGTCTCGGCGCTCATCTCCGGGATGGCAGACGACGTCGATCCGGGCGCCGTGACCGGCATCGCGGTCACCAACGTCGACAATGCCGACGGCGCGTGGCAGTACTCGGTCAATGCCGGCTCGACGTGGACGAACTTCGGCGCGCCTTCCGCGGCCGCGGCGCGGCTGCTGGCGGCCGACGCCAATACGTACGTGCGCTTCGTGCCGAACGCCGACTGGAACGGCGCGGTCGCGGGCGGTATCACGTTCAGGGCGTGGGATCGCACGAGCGGCGTCGCGGGTGCGACGGCGGACACGAGCGGGCTGTCTGCAACCTTTCGCGACAACTTCGGGACCGTCTCGTACACGAACAACGACGGTACGCAGGCGTGGGCCGGCGCGTGGGTCGAGAACGACAGCGCGGGCGGCGCCGCGGGCGGCGGCCGCTTCAGGATCGCAGGCGGCGTGCTGTCGCTGCAGGTCGCGCAGGCCGGCGATTTCCTGTACCGCAGCGCCGATCTCTCGGGCGCCGCCGGCGCGACGCTTTCCTTCAACTACCAGAACAACCTCGGCGGCGCCGCGCGCCTCGACGTACAGGTCTCCGGCAACGGCGGTGCGAGCTATACCACCGTCGCGGGCGGCGCGTTCGACACGTCGAACGCGGGGGCCGGCAGCAGGACGATAGACATAGGCGCGTATATCGCCGCCGATACGCGCGTGCGCCTGCTCGTCGTCAGCGGAGAGACCGGCGCGGGCGTGAACGCGTTCTCCCTCGACAACCTTCAGATCCAGGCAATCGGCTCGAACGGCGGCTCGACCGCGTTCAGCACCGCAACGGCCGCGGCCGCGATCGCGGTCAACGCAGTGAACGACGCGCCTGCCCGAACTGCAGGCGCCGTCAACAACCTGACGATGATCGAAGACTCTGCGCCGGCGTCGCTGGGGCTGGGCGCTCTCGCGTACGGCACCGGCGCGGCGGACGAAAGCGCGCAGACGCTCACCTATACGGTCACCGCCGTTCCCGCGCCGGCGCTGGGCACCCTCACCCTCGCGGATGGTGTCACGGCCGTGACGGCGAGCACGACCTATACGCTCGCGCAGCTTCGCGGCATGCAGTTCGCGCCTGCGGCGAATGCGAGCGGCGGCCCGGCGGCGTTCAGCTGGACCGTAACCGATAGCGGCGGCACCGCCGCGGGCGGCAGCGACACGCTCTCCGAGTCGCTCACGATCACGGTGACCGCCGCGAACGACGCGCCGGCGCTCTCGGGCACCAACGATCTGTCCGGCATCAATCGCAATCCGACCTCCAATCCCGGCACTCTCGTCGCGGACCTGACCGCCGGGCACCTCAGCGACATAGACAGCGCCGCCCTCGGCGTCGCCGTCACCGCCGTCGACAACACGAACGGCACGTGGGAGTTCTCGACCAACGGCGGCTCTACGTGGACCGCTTTCGGCAGCCCCGCGGCGGCCACCGCACGACTGCTCGCCGCGGATATTTCCACCTACGTGCGCTTCGTGCCCAACGCCGACTGGAGCGGCACGGTCGCCGGCGGCCTGACCTTCAAAGGCTGGGACGGCACGAGCGGCGCCGCGGGGGCGACCGCGGACGCGAGCGTCGGCGGCGGCGCGACGGCGTTCAGCGCGGCGAGCGCGACCGCGTCGATCACCGTCAGCGCGGCGAATACCGCGCCGGTCCTCAACGGCAGCAACAACCTGGGCGCGATCAACGAGGACGCAACGGGCAGCGCGGGCACGCTCGTGTCCGCGCTGATCGCCGCCATGACCACCGACGCCGATCCGGCTTCGCTCACCGGCATCGCGGTCACCGCGGTCGACAACACCAACGGCACCTGGCAGTACTCGGTCAACGCGGGCGGCGCGTGGACGAGCTTCGGCTCGCCTTCCGCCACGACAGCGCGTCTGCTCGCGGCCGACGCCAGCACCTACGTGCGTTTCGTGCCGAACGCGAACTGGAACGGCACGGTCGCGAACGGCATCACGTTTCGCGCGTGGGACCGCACGAGCGGCGTCGCGGGCGGCACCGCGGATACCAGCGGCACCGCCGGCACGTTCCGCGACGAGTTCCAGACGGCTTCGTACTCGAACAGCAACGGCACGCTCGCGTGGAGCGGCCCGTGGGTCGAGACCGACAGCGGAGGCGGCGGCGCGTCGGGCGGCAACATCCGCATAGGCAGCGGTCTGCTGACGATGGACGCTGCGGTCTCGGGCAACAACATCTACCGCGAGGTCGACCTGTCGGGCTCGACCGGCGCGACGCTCTCCTTCACGTACTTCAACGGCCTGCAGAACGCGGCGCGGTTCGAAGTGCAGGTCTCGAGCAACGGCGGCGCCAGCTATACCACGCTGGCGGGCGGCGTGTTCGACGAGAGCACCAACAAGTTCATCGGCACGCGCACCTTCGACATCAGCGCGTTCATCTCGGCGCAGACGCGCGTGCGCTGGCTCGTCACCGGAACCGATCCGAGCGACAACACGCTCGCGCTCACCGAGCTCCAGATCGCCGGCACGGCGAACAGCGGTGGGTCGACCGCGTTCAGCACGGGCACCGCGAGCGCGAGCGTCGCCGTGAACGCGGTGAACGACGCGCCGATGCGGACTGCCGGCGCGATCCTGCCCCTGGCGCCGTACGAAGACGCGGCGCCGACTTCGCTTGGCCTCGGCGCGCTCGCCTACAGCGCGGGCGGCGGCGCGGACGAAGCGGTGCAGACGCTGACGTATACCGTCACCGCGGTCCCCGCTGCGGCGCTCGGCACGGTCACCCTCGCCGACGGGACGACGGCCGTCACGGCGAGCACGGCCTACACGCTTGCCCAGCTCCAGGGCATGCAGTTCCGGGCCGCGGCGAATGCGAACGGCGGCCCCACGACGTTGTCGTGGACCGTCGCGGACAGCGGCGGCACCGCCAACGGCGGCGTCGACACGCTCGCGCAGTCGCTGACCATCGTGGTGGTCCCGGTCAACGATGCGCCGGCCGGCGCCGACAAGACCGTGACGGTGCTCGAGGACGCTGCATACACCTTCACGACGGCCGACTTCGGTTTCAGCGATGCGCTCGATGGGGACGCCCTCGCCGGCGTGCGCATCGGCGCGGTGCCCGCCGCGGGAACGCTCACGCTGTCGGGCACGGCGGTCACGACGGGACAGACGGTCACGGCGGCGAGCATCACCGCCGGCAACCTGCGGTTCACGCCCGCGCCGGGCGCGAACGGCGCGGCTTACGCGAGCTTCACGTTCCAGGTGCAGGACGACGGCGGCACCGCCTTCGGCGGCGTCAACCTCGACCCGGTCGCGCGCACGATGACGGTCGACGTGACCTCGGTGAACGACGCGCCGACGGGGACGAACAAGACGGTCACGATCGTCGAAGACGCGGTTCACACGTTCGCGGTCGCCGACTTCGGCTACGGCGATGCCGACGGCGACGCGTTCGCGAACGTGAAGATCGCATCGCTTCCGGGCGCCGGCTCGCTGACGTTTCAAGGCGTGACGGTGACCGCGAACCAGCTCGTGTCGGCGGCGAGCATCGCGGCGGGCGATCTCAAATTCGCACCGGCGCCCGATGCGAAAGGCGCCGCCTATGCGGCGTTCACCTTCCAGGTGCAGGACGACGGCGGCACTGCGAGCGGCGGCGCCGACCTCGATGCGACGCCGCGCACGATGACGGTCGCGGTGACCTCGGTAAACGACGCGCCGGCCGGTACGAGCAAGACCATCACCATGCTCGAGGACGGCGCCTACACCTTCAGCGCCGCGGACTTCGGCTTCGGCGATGCCGCGGACGGCGATGCGCTGTCGGCGGTGCGCATTGCAGCGACGCCCGTCGCAGGCGCGCTGACTCTGTCGGGCGTTGCAGTGACGGCAGGCCAATCGATCTCGATCGCGAGCATCACCGCCGGCAACCTCAGGTTCGCGCCGGCGCAGAACGCCAACGGTGCAGGCTACGCGAGCTTCACGTTCCAGGTGCAGGATGACGGCGGCACCGCCGATGGCGGCGTCGATGTCGATCCGGTCGCGCGGACGATGACGGTCGACGTGGTCTCGGTGAACGATGCGCCGACGGGGACGAACAAGACGGTCACGACGTTCGAAGACACCGCTTACACCTTCACCGTCGCCGACTTCGGCTACGGCGATGCCGACGGCGACGCGTTCTCGAACGTGAAGATCGCAACGGTTCCCGGCGCCGGCTCGCTGACGCTGCAAGGCGTGGCGCTGACCGCGAACCAGTTCGTGTCCGCGGCGAGCATCGCGGCGGGCGATCTTAAGTTCACGCCGGCGCCCGACGGCAACGGCGCGCTCTACGCGAGCTTCACGTTCCAGGTCCAGGACGATGGCGGTACGACGAACGGCGGCGCCGACCTCGACGCGACGCCGCCCACGATGACCGTCGCGGTCACTTCAGTGAACGACGCGCCAAGCGGCACCGGCACGACGGTGATCGCGCGCGAAGACACGCCGTACGTGTTCGTGCTCGCCGACTTCGGCTTCGGCGATGCGGGCGACGGCGATGCGCTGCTCGCCGTGAACGTCGGCGCGTTGCCCGCGGCCGGAACGCTCACGCTGTCCGGCGTCGCGGTGACGTCGGGCCAGTCGATCGCCGCCGCGGACATCGCCGCGGGCAGTCTGCGCTACAGCGCCGCGCCGAACGCGAACGGCGCGGCGTACGCGAGCTTCACGTTCAGCGTGCAGGACGATGGCGGCACCGCTGACGGCGGCATCGACACCGATCCGCTTGCGCATACCCTCACCATCGACGTCGCGGCGGTGAACGACGCGCCGGCAGGCAGCGACCACACCGTGACGACGCTGGAAGACACGGCGTACGTCTTCAGCGCCGCGGACTTCGGCTTCGGCGATGCGGTGGAAGCGAACGCGCTGCTCGCCGTGAGGATCGAGTCGATACCGGGGGCCGGTTCGCTCTCGCTGTCGGGCGCGGCGGTGACTTCCGGGCAGACCGTGTCGGCCGCGGACCTCGCGTCGGGCAACCTGCGCTACACGCCCGCGCCCGATGCCAACGGCGCCGCTCATGCGAGCTTCGCGTTCCGCGTGCAGGACGACGGCGGCACTTCGAACGGCGGCGCCGATCTCGATCCGCTCGCCCGCACCCTGACGATCGATGTCGTCGCGGTGAACGACGCGCCGGCCGGCGCCGACCGCACCGTGACGACGCTCGAGGACACGCGGTACACCTTCACCGCCGCCGACTTCGGCTTCGTCGACGCCGCGGACGGCGACGCGTTCGCCGGCGTGCGCGTCGCGGGCGTTCCCGCCGCGGGTTCGCTGACGCTCGCGGGTGTCGCGGTCGCCGCGAACCAGTTCGTCAGCGCCGCGAGCATCGCCGCGGGCGATCTCGTCTACACCCCGGCGGCGAACGCGAACGGCGCTGCTCACGCGAGCTTCGCTTTCCGGGTGCAGGACGACGGCGGCACCGCTGCCGGCGGCGCCGACACCGACGCAACCGCGCGCACGATGACGATCGCGGTGACGCCGGTGAACGATGCGCCGTCGGCCGCGAGCAGCACCGTCACGACACTCGAAGACACGCCGTATACCTTCACTGTGCTCGACTTCGGCTTCACCGATGAGGCCGACGCTGCCGGTTCCGCCGGTGCGAATGCGCTCGCCGCGGTCAGGATCTCGTCGCTGCCGCTCACCGGGACGCTGGTGAACGACTTCGTTCCGCTCGCCGCGGGCGACGTGATCTCCGCCGCGGACATCGCCGCCGGCAAGCTCATGTACATGCCCGCGCTCGACGGCAGCGGCGGCGGTTACGCGAGCTTCGCGTTCGAAGTGCGCGACGACGGCGGCATCGCGAACGGCGGCGCGGATGTCGATGCCAACCTGCGCACGATGACGATCGGCGTTACCGCGGTGAACGACGCGCCATCCGGCGCTGACCGCACGGTCACGACGCTCGAAGACACGGCATACGTCTTCGCCGCCGGCGACTTCGGTTTCAGCGATGCCGCCGACGGCAACGCGTTCGCCGGCGTGCGCATCGCGTCGACGCCGCTCGCCGGGACGCTCACGCTGCACGGCGTGGCGGTCACGCCCAACCAGCTCGTCTCGGCCGCCAGCATCGCCGCCGGCGATCTCGTCTACACGCCCGCCGCCGATGCGAACGGCGCGGCGTACGCGAGCTTCGCGTTCCGCGTCCAGGACGACGGCGGCACTTTAAGCGGCGGCGCCGACACCGACGCGATCGCACGCACCCTGACGATCGCGGTGACGGCGGTGAACGACGCGCCCACGGGCGCCGACAACACCGTGACCACGCTCGAGGACACGCCGTACCGCTACACGCCCGCCGATTTCGGATTCGCCGACGCGCGCGACGGCAACGCGTTCGCGGCGGTGCGGATCGTGACGCCGCCCGGGTCCGGCTCGCTCACGCTGGCCGGCGTCGCGGTGAGCGCGGGGCAGGTGATCCCGGCGGCGAGCATCGCCGCGGGCGACCTCGTCTATGCGCCGCCCGCGAACGCGAACGGCGCCAGCCAGGCGAGCTTCACCTTCCAGGTCGGCGACGACGGCGGCGTTGCCGCGGGCGGCGTCGATTTCGATATCGTCGCGCGGACGATGACGGTCGACGTGACGCCGGTGAACGACGCGCCGGCGGGCGCCGACGCGAGGATCGCGATCAACGAGGGCGGGGCGTATACCTTCGCCGCGGCCGATTTCGGTTACGCCGACGCCGCGGACAGCCCGGCGAACGCGCTCGCCGGCGTACGCATCACCGCGGTCACCGGTTCGGGCACGCTGTTGCTCGGCGGCGCAGCGGTCGGTGCGGGCGAGGTCGTGCCGGTCGCACGCATCGCCGCGGGCGAGCTCACCTTCTCGCCCGGCGCGAGCGGCAGCGGCGCGGCGTACGCGGCCATCGCGTTCCGGGTGCAGGACGACGGCGGTACCTCGAGCGGCGGCGTCGACACCGATGCCGCGGCGCGCACGCTCACGATCGATGTCATGCGCAAGTCCGCTGCGGTGGTCGTGGACCCGGTCGCGTCCGTTCCGCCGCCGCCACCTCCGCCTCCGCCGCCCGCGCCGACGACCGCGGCCGCCGAGACCGGGGCCGAGCAGGCGTCGTCCGAATCGCGCAACAAGACCACGCTCGCGCGCATCGCAGCCGAGCTCGATGCCGCCGCGGCTCAGGCGCTCAAGCTTCCCATGGTCGACACCGGCGGCGAGGTGATCGCGCCGGTGCGCGGCGAGACGCGCGCCGATGCGGTCGCTTCGAGCGCGCCGTCGTCGTCCGCCGCGCGGCGCGACGGCGCCGCCGCCACGGCCGTCGCGGCGCCGATCGTGCTCGACCTGCACGCCGACAGCGCGGCGCCGGCGCAGGTGCTCCCCACCGTGGGGATCGGCGCGCGGCACGCAGCCGCGTCGACCGCCGCCGACGCGACCGACTCGTCGGCGCGGGAGGACGATGCGAAGCGGCAGGCGCACGCCCTCCTCACGCTCGAGAACGGCGTGCGTGCGTCCGCGATCATCGTGTCGGTCGGCGCGGTCGGCTGGACGCTGCACGGCGCCGGCCTGCTCGCGAGCCTGCTCACCAGCGCGCCCGCTTGGCGCCACCTCGACCCGTTGCCGGTGCTGGCGCCGGAATCCGAGAAACCCGACTGGGGCGACGGCGACGGCGACTCGCAGCGTGAGGAAGACGCCGCGGACCGACTGTGGCTGGACGCCGGCCGCAGCACCGCGAGAACCCTGTGA